From Bombus huntii isolate Logan2020A chromosome 4, iyBomHunt1.1, whole genome shotgun sequence, one genomic window encodes:
- the LOC126864588 gene encoding plancitoxin-1 isoform X1, translating into MPCYFRTTFHLGRVHEIPFTMKQHKIENMKFIFYVTTLVIASNVIYGARYNKLQCKDEKDVAVDWYVLYKLPKVQTSSNPLIREGIAYLYITNATIETGWQVSSRPIGSNNSIPGITLAPLYNQGNENENIWSLYNDSPPNSSYVWSFGHTKGVVMANSDQGFWLIHSVPNFPPVPKSGMQTRRLKRENITTDGKYSYPVSGTYYGQSFLCISLGSDQFDIIGEQLMYNEIAVYAKNIPDILGKQYPVLKNAINQKHIKTPPYNHKAVIKSLRMIEFISFAKDGRWGKDLYGDFVAPQLQSDLYVQSWLNGRGKLPSICTRRKIRQLFRIYNVKSFEFDVANVNFASSQDHSKWAITNTKKSANRWVCIGDINRADTQYSRGGGIVCFKEARLWTDYRNIINEVEPCNHT; encoded by the exons ATGCCGTGCTATTTTCGTACAACTTTCCATTTAGGTCGCGTGCATGAAATACCATTTACAATGAAACAA CACAAGATCGAGAacatgaaatttatattttacgtaaCTACGTTAGTAATCGCGAGTAACGTTATATATGGCGCCCGATACAATAAATTACAATGTAAAGATGAAAAAGATGTAGCGGTGGATTG GTACGTGCTTTATAAGTTACCAAAAGTTCAAACAAGTAGTAATCCCCTGATTAGAGAAGGAATTGCTTATCTGTACATAACGAATGCAACTATTGAAACTGGTTGGCAAGTGTCTTCTAGGCCCATCGGTTCGAACAATTCCATCCCTGGAATTACATTAGCGCCGCTTTACAATCAG GGTAACGAGAATGAAAACATATGGAGTTTATATAACGATAGTCCACCAAATTCTTCTTATGTCTGGAGCTTTGGTCACACAAAGGGTGTAGTGATGGCAAATAGTGACCAAGGCTTCTGGTTAATTCACAGCGTTCCAAATTTCCCTCCAGTTCCTAAAAGTGGTATGCAAACTCGACGGTTAAAAAGGGAAAATATTACTACCGATGGCAAATACAGTTATCCGGTGAGTGGAACGTATTACGGACAaagttttttatgtatttcccttggcagtgatcagttcgatattattggagAACAATTAATGTACAACGAAATAGCAGtgtatgcaaaaaatattcctGATATACTTGGTAAACAGTACCCGGTATTGAAAAATGCGATCAATCAGAAACATATCAAAACTCCTCCCTACAATCATAAAGCTGTAATAAAATCTCTAAGAATGATTGAATTCATTTCGTTTGCTAAGGATGGAAGATGGGGTAAAG ATTTATACGGAGATTTTGTAGCGCCACAATTGCAATCAGATTTATATGTTCAGTCATGGTTGAATGGTCGAGGCAAGTTACCCTCAATTTGTACCCGTAGAAA AATTCGTCAATTATTCAGAATCTACAATGTTAAAAGCTTTGAATTCGACGTAGCGAATGTGAATTTTGCCAGTAGTCAGGACCATTCAAAATGGGCTATTACAAACACCAAAAAGTCCGCTAATCGCTGGGTTTGCATTGGTGATATCAATAGAGCC GATACACAGTATTCTCGAGGCGGTGGAATCGTATGTTTCAAAGAGGCTCGTTTGTGGACTGATTATcgtaatattataaatgaaGTAGAGCCTTGTAATCATACGTAA
- the LOC126864588 gene encoding plancitoxin-1 isoform X2 gives MPCYFRTTFHLGRVHEIPFTMKQHKIENMKFIFYVTTLVIASNVIYGARYNKLQCKDEKDVAVDWYVLYKLPKVQTSSNPLIREGIAYLYITNATIETGWQVSSRPIGSNNSIPGITLAPLYNQGNENENIWSLYNDSPPNSSYVWSFGHTKGVVMANSDQGFWLIHSVPNFPPVPKSGMQTRRLKRENITTDGKYSYPVSGTYYGQSFLCISLGSDQFDIIGEQLMYNEIAVYAKNIPDILGKQYPVLKNAINQKHIKTPPYNHKAVIKSLRMIEFISFAKDGRWGKDLYGDFVAPQLQSDLYVQSWLNGRGKLPSICTRRKIYNVKSFEFDVANVNFASSQDHSKWAITNTKKSANRWVCIGDINRADTQYSRGGGIVCFKEARLWTDYRNIINEVEPCNHT, from the exons ATGCCGTGCTATTTTCGTACAACTTTCCATTTAGGTCGCGTGCATGAAATACCATTTACAATGAAACAA CACAAGATCGAGAacatgaaatttatattttacgtaaCTACGTTAGTAATCGCGAGTAACGTTATATATGGCGCCCGATACAATAAATTACAATGTAAAGATGAAAAAGATGTAGCGGTGGATTG GTACGTGCTTTATAAGTTACCAAAAGTTCAAACAAGTAGTAATCCCCTGATTAGAGAAGGAATTGCTTATCTGTACATAACGAATGCAACTATTGAAACTGGTTGGCAAGTGTCTTCTAGGCCCATCGGTTCGAACAATTCCATCCCTGGAATTACATTAGCGCCGCTTTACAATCAG GGTAACGAGAATGAAAACATATGGAGTTTATATAACGATAGTCCACCAAATTCTTCTTATGTCTGGAGCTTTGGTCACACAAAGGGTGTAGTGATGGCAAATAGTGACCAAGGCTTCTGGTTAATTCACAGCGTTCCAAATTTCCCTCCAGTTCCTAAAAGTGGTATGCAAACTCGACGGTTAAAAAGGGAAAATATTACTACCGATGGCAAATACAGTTATCCGGTGAGTGGAACGTATTACGGACAaagttttttatgtatttcccttggcagtgatcagttcgatattattggagAACAATTAATGTACAACGAAATAGCAGtgtatgcaaaaaatattcctGATATACTTGGTAAACAGTACCCGGTATTGAAAAATGCGATCAATCAGAAACATATCAAAACTCCTCCCTACAATCATAAAGCTGTAATAAAATCTCTAAGAATGATTGAATTCATTTCGTTTGCTAAGGATGGAAGATGGGGTAAAG ATTTATACGGAGATTTTGTAGCGCCACAATTGCAATCAGATTTATATGTTCAGTCATGGTTGAATGGTCGAGGCAAGTTACCCTCAATTTGTACCCGTAGAAA AATCTACAATGTTAAAAGCTTTGAATTCGACGTAGCGAATGTGAATTTTGCCAGTAGTCAGGACCATTCAAAATGGGCTATTACAAACACCAAAAAGTCCGCTAATCGCTGGGTTTGCATTGGTGATATCAATAGAGCC GATACACAGTATTCTCGAGGCGGTGGAATCGTATGTTTCAAAGAGGCTCGTTTGTGGACTGATTATcgtaatattataaatgaaGTAGAGCCTTGTAATCATACGTAA
- the LOC126864588 gene encoding plancitoxin-1 isoform X3 — protein MKFIFYVTTLVIASNVIYGARYNKLQCKDEKDVAVDWYVLYKLPKVQTSSNPLIREGIAYLYITNATIETGWQVSSRPIGSNNSIPGITLAPLYNQGNENENIWSLYNDSPPNSSYVWSFGHTKGVVMANSDQGFWLIHSVPNFPPVPKSGMQTRRLKRENITTDGKYSYPVSGTYYGQSFLCISLGSDQFDIIGEQLMYNEIAVYAKNIPDILGKQYPVLKNAINQKHIKTPPYNHKAVIKSLRMIEFISFAKDGRWGKDLYGDFVAPQLQSDLYVQSWLNGRGKLPSICTRRKIRQLFRIYNVKSFEFDVANVNFASSQDHSKWAITNTKKSANRWVCIGDINRADTQYSRGGGIVCFKEARLWTDYRNIINEVEPCNHT, from the exons atgaaatttatattttacgtaaCTACGTTAGTAATCGCGAGTAACGTTATATATGGCGCCCGATACAATAAATTACAATGTAAAGATGAAAAAGATGTAGCGGTGGATTG GTACGTGCTTTATAAGTTACCAAAAGTTCAAACAAGTAGTAATCCCCTGATTAGAGAAGGAATTGCTTATCTGTACATAACGAATGCAACTATTGAAACTGGTTGGCAAGTGTCTTCTAGGCCCATCGGTTCGAACAATTCCATCCCTGGAATTACATTAGCGCCGCTTTACAATCAG GGTAACGAGAATGAAAACATATGGAGTTTATATAACGATAGTCCACCAAATTCTTCTTATGTCTGGAGCTTTGGTCACACAAAGGGTGTAGTGATGGCAAATAGTGACCAAGGCTTCTGGTTAATTCACAGCGTTCCAAATTTCCCTCCAGTTCCTAAAAGTGGTATGCAAACTCGACGGTTAAAAAGGGAAAATATTACTACCGATGGCAAATACAGTTATCCGGTGAGTGGAACGTATTACGGACAaagttttttatgtatttcccttggcagtgatcagttcgatattattggagAACAATTAATGTACAACGAAATAGCAGtgtatgcaaaaaatattcctGATATACTTGGTAAACAGTACCCGGTATTGAAAAATGCGATCAATCAGAAACATATCAAAACTCCTCCCTACAATCATAAAGCTGTAATAAAATCTCTAAGAATGATTGAATTCATTTCGTTTGCTAAGGATGGAAGATGGGGTAAAG ATTTATACGGAGATTTTGTAGCGCCACAATTGCAATCAGATTTATATGTTCAGTCATGGTTGAATGGTCGAGGCAAGTTACCCTCAATTTGTACCCGTAGAAA AATTCGTCAATTATTCAGAATCTACAATGTTAAAAGCTTTGAATTCGACGTAGCGAATGTGAATTTTGCCAGTAGTCAGGACCATTCAAAATGGGCTATTACAAACACCAAAAAGTCCGCTAATCGCTGGGTTTGCATTGGTGATATCAATAGAGCC GATACACAGTATTCTCGAGGCGGTGGAATCGTATGTTTCAAAGAGGCTCGTTTGTGGACTGATTATcgtaatattataaatgaaGTAGAGCCTTGTAATCATACGTAA